One segment of Pontibacter akesuensis DNA contains the following:
- a CDS encoding thiol-disulfide oxidoreductase DCC family protein: MENKLIIYDSNCNVCVGLRDMMLILGLVEQNECLAYTAMDAQLKQKVSAERFRNEMALIDTRGGETLYGADGVSYVFADKVRLLGPLFRFKPFFLLFRFLYKTLAYNRYIVAPPKQQAIACDCYPEAATAYRISFISITVLTAVILTALFGASVHKALGVAPLAGAVQLLLIAGTGWVIQIILAALTLQRQQVLDYVGHLGTIMVAGLLVLVPSIVFYSLSGILFYPLPILSVACSSGLMAYLHYQRIQYLGLPQRWTLQWFLLLQVTAALWLLYFQL, translated from the coding sequence ATGGAAAACAAGTTGATTATCTACGACAGCAACTGCAACGTTTGCGTTGGTCTCCGCGACATGATGCTTATACTTGGTCTGGTGGAGCAAAACGAGTGCCTGGCCTACACGGCGATGGACGCGCAGCTAAAGCAGAAAGTAAGTGCAGAGCGCTTCCGGAACGAAATGGCATTGATTGACACCAGGGGAGGGGAGACACTCTACGGCGCAGACGGCGTATCGTATGTTTTCGCTGATAAGGTTCGACTCCTTGGGCCATTGTTCCGTTTCAAGCCCTTTTTTCTACTGTTTCGGTTTCTCTACAAAACATTGGCTTATAACCGCTATATAGTTGCGCCGCCAAAGCAGCAGGCCATTGCCTGCGACTGCTATCCCGAGGCGGCCACGGCCTACAGGATCAGCTTTATCTCTATTACGGTGCTGACTGCTGTTATCCTGACAGCGCTGTTTGGTGCTTCTGTACATAAGGCACTCGGTGTCGCGCCACTGGCTGGCGCGGTGCAACTGCTGCTCATTGCCGGCACCGGATGGGTTATTCAGATAATTCTGGCCGCACTTACGCTGCAGCGGCAACAAGTACTGGATTACGTGGGCCACCTGGGTACCATCATGGTGGCAGGCCTGCTGGTGCTTGTTCCTTCTATAGTGTTTTACTCGTTGAGTGGCATCCTCTTTTATCCTTTGCCTATACTTAGTGTGGCCTGCAGCAGCGGCCTGATGGCTTACCTGCACTACCAACGGATTCAGTATCTGGGTCTGCCACAACGCTGGACGCTGCAGTGGTTCCTGCTGCTTCAGGTTACGGCAGCTTTATGGCTTTTATACTTTCAACTTTAA
- a CDS encoding SDR family oxidoreductase: MKIGITGATGHLGRLVVNKSKQKVSTDNLIALVRSPEKAADLGVEAREADYDKPETLNRALAGIDTLLLISGSEVGQRARQHQNVLEAAKKAGVKRIVYTSLLHADTSTLSLADEHLATEAALKDTGIPYTLLRNGWYTENYTGSIPGALAGGAFIGSAGEGRISSAARADYADAAVVVLTEEGHEGKTYELAGDDAYTLSDLAAEISRQTGKDIPYKNLSQADYAAALQSFGLPEGLAQAISGWDVAASQGDLFDDKHQLSELIGHPTTPMADTVAEALNSNSKEG, from the coding sequence ATGAAAATAGGAATAACAGGAGCTACAGGCCACCTCGGGCGCCTGGTAGTAAACAAGTCCAAACAAAAAGTATCCACCGACAACCTTATTGCCCTTGTGCGTTCGCCGGAGAAGGCGGCAGACCTTGGTGTGGAGGCCAGAGAGGCGGACTATGACAAGCCCGAAACACTCAACCGTGCGTTGGCAGGAATAGACACCTTGCTGCTGATTTCCGGAAGTGAGGTAGGGCAGCGTGCCAGGCAGCACCAAAACGTATTAGAGGCGGCAAAAAAAGCGGGAGTAAAACGCATTGTGTATACCAGCCTGCTTCATGCGGACACCTCAACGCTAAGCCTGGCAGATGAGCACTTGGCAACCGAAGCTGCCCTGAAGGACACGGGCATTCCGTACACGCTCCTGCGTAACGGGTGGTACACCGAAAACTATACCGGTTCCATCCCGGGCGCACTTGCCGGAGGCGCATTTATCGGCAGCGCGGGCGAGGGCAGGATTTCCTCCGCTGCACGCGCTGACTATGCCGACGCGGCAGTTGTAGTTTTAACAGAAGAGGGGCACGAGGGGAAAACCTATGAGCTTGCCGGGGACGACGCATACACGCTCAGCGATCTTGCGGCGGAAATCTCCAGACAGACAGGGAAAGACATTCCTTACAAAAACTTGTCGCAGGCTGATTATGCCGCCGCACTTCAAAGCTTTGGCCTGCCTGAAGGACTTGCACAGGCAATCTCAGGGTGGGACGTAGCAGCATCGCAGGGTGATTTATTTGATGATAAGCACCAACTTTCAGAGCTGATCGGCCATCCTACTACGCCGATGGCTGATACCGTGGCTGAGGCACTGAATTCAAATTCTAAAGAAGGTTAG
- a CDS encoding DUF2071 domain-containing protein: protein MEMLKKLPIKYVGELHQVRLINFSVDKEEVLPYLPEGLEVRDYNGRALISMVNVKLRNMRPDFMPKALHFDYQHIGFRLLIDDALYSDGAAKGIFFLRSFTEKELMVQGGSWFTNYKLEKASITNAGDTFELRQGSSYLNYKLGDEAQPKANPELKEMVGALDRAYSYIDKELVRVRIMRERWPIEWVTCTGFETNFFQTARFEGAFQVRGMIPYQWLPPKPVATCVL from the coding sequence ATGGAAATGCTAAAGAAACTTCCGATCAAGTATGTAGGCGAACTGCACCAGGTGCGCCTGATTAACTTTTCGGTTGACAAGGAGGAGGTGTTGCCCTACTTGCCGGAAGGGCTGGAGGTGCGCGACTACAACGGCCGGGCCTTGATTTCTATGGTGAACGTAAAGCTCCGTAACATGCGGCCTGATTTTATGCCCAAAGCGCTTCATTTTGACTACCAGCACATCGGTTTCAGGCTTTTGATTGATGACGCGCTTTATAGTGACGGTGCTGCAAAGGGCATCTTCTTTCTGCGCTCTTTTACCGAGAAAGAACTAATGGTGCAGGGAGGCAGCTGGTTTACGAATTATAAGCTGGAGAAGGCAAGTATAACCAACGCCGGTGATACATTTGAACTGAGGCAGGGAAGCAGTTACCTGAATTATAAACTGGGAGATGAAGCTCAGCCAAAGGCAAATCCGGAGCTGAAGGAAATGGTTGGAGCGTTGGACAGGGCTTACTCTTATATAGATAAGGAGCTGGTCAGGGTGCGGATTATGCGGGAGCGCTGGCCCATTGAGTGGGTGACCTGTACCGGCTTCGAAACAAACTTTTTCCAGACGGCCAGGTTCGAAGGGGCTTTTCAGGTACGGGGGATGATTCCGTACCAGTGGTTGCCACCAAAACCCGTTGCCACATGCGTATTGTAG
- a CDS encoding sialate O-acetylesterase, with translation MPTLRNAYLPLLLFFFLFAYKATSQVKLPQLVSDGMVLQRDAKTKIWGWASPSEKVTVKFKGKSYKATTGKNGEWEITLAPMKAGGPYTMDIKASNQITVKDILLGDVYLVSGQSNMVHQMSLHNITYAGDIATANYPHIRHFWIPTATNLQGPAEKLPESSWKSANPQDVANFSAVAYFFARKLHTKYKIPIGLINASVGGTPIEAWMSEEGLQDFPAAVATINKNSDTSYVNSLNRRALAAAQANKQKTEQDKGLTGEVKWYETTYKPKGWRTINIPGYWEDQGIKDLNGVVWYRREIDVPVSMTGVPAKVHLGRIVDADVLYINGQQVGNTTYQYPQRRYSLPAGVLKPGKNVFVIRVTNQGGKGGFVPDKPYFIEANEQTLDLKGYWDYKVGDVFRPASGSGYGGGLNAQNQPAALYNAMVAPVTDYTLKGILWYQGESNAGNPSEYKKLLPALISDWRSKWQQEKLPFLYVQLPNFMDVNYLPSESNWALMREAALQTLAVPNTAMAVTIELGEWNDIHPDNKKDVGERLALAAQRLIYGEKDVVSSGPLFQSAKIEGEKIILSFTNTGSGLTSIDGEELSWFAIAGADKKFVWAKAKIEGDKVVVWSEEVPEPRYVRYAWADNPAGANLYNKEGLPASPFRTDQSE, from the coding sequence ATGCCTACGCTACGAAACGCTTACTTACCCTTACTACTTTTCTTCTTCCTTTTCGCTTACAAAGCCACCTCTCAGGTAAAGCTGCCGCAGTTGGTAAGCGATGGCATGGTGCTGCAGCGGGATGCTAAAACCAAGATTTGGGGTTGGGCGTCTCCCAGCGAAAAAGTTACCGTAAAGTTCAAGGGCAAATCCTATAAAGCCACAACAGGCAAAAATGGAGAATGGGAAATAACGCTTGCGCCTATGAAGGCCGGTGGCCCTTATACCATGGACATCAAAGCCAGCAACCAGATCACGGTTAAAGATATTCTGCTAGGGGATGTATACTTAGTTTCAGGGCAGTCGAACATGGTGCACCAGATGTCGCTGCATAATATTACGTACGCCGGGGATATCGCTACTGCCAACTACCCGCATATCCGCCATTTCTGGATTCCGACCGCTACCAATTTGCAGGGGCCGGCAGAAAAGCTGCCCGAAAGCTCCTGGAAGTCAGCCAACCCACAAGACGTGGCAAACTTTTCGGCCGTTGCTTATTTCTTTGCCCGGAAACTGCACACCAAGTATAAAATTCCGATCGGCTTGATCAATGCCAGTGTAGGCGGCACACCCATTGAGGCCTGGATGAGCGAAGAGGGACTTCAGGATTTTCCAGCCGCTGTTGCCACTATCAACAAAAACAGCGATACCAGCTACGTGAACAGCTTGAATCGCCGCGCGTTGGCAGCTGCCCAGGCCAACAAGCAAAAAACAGAGCAGGACAAAGGACTAACGGGGGAAGTAAAATGGTACGAAACCACTTACAAGCCGAAAGGCTGGCGCACCATCAATATTCCCGGCTACTGGGAGGACCAGGGAATTAAAGACCTGAACGGTGTAGTATGGTACCGCCGCGAGATAGACGTGCCGGTTTCGATGACGGGCGTGCCGGCAAAGGTGCACCTGGGTCGGATTGTTGATGCGGATGTGCTGTACATCAACGGGCAGCAGGTCGGCAACACCACTTACCAGTACCCACAGCGCAGGTACAGCCTGCCTGCAGGCGTGCTGAAACCTGGTAAAAATGTGTTTGTGATCCGGGTGACAAATCAGGGAGGCAAAGGCGGCTTTGTGCCGGACAAGCCATACTTCATAGAGGCAAACGAACAAACGCTGGATCTAAAGGGCTACTGGGATTACAAGGTAGGCGACGTTTTTCGTCCTGCTAGCGGCAGCGGATACGGTGGCGGCTTGAATGCGCAAAACCAACCGGCAGCTCTATACAATGCCATGGTGGCACCGGTAACGGACTACACCCTGAAAGGCATACTCTGGTACCAGGGCGAAAGCAACGCGGGAAATCCTTCGGAGTATAAAAAACTGCTGCCCGCCTTAATCAGCGACTGGCGTAGCAAATGGCAACAGGAGAAGCTGCCGTTCCTGTATGTGCAGCTCCCCAATTTTATGGACGTGAACTACCTGCCTTCCGAAAGCAATTGGGCACTGATGCGGGAAGCAGCCCTGCAGACCTTAGCTGTGCCGAATACCGCCATGGCCGTCACCATTGAACTGGGGGAGTGGAACGACATTCATCCGGATAACAAAAAGGATGTGGGGGAGCGGCTGGCCCTGGCTGCCCAAAGGCTTATTTACGGTGAGAAAGACGTTGTTTCGTCTGGCCCGCTCTTTCAATCAGCTAAAATTGAAGGGGAAAAGATCATACTTAGCTTTACGAATACCGGCAGTGGCCTGACCTCCATCGACGGGGAGGAACTAAGCTGGTTTGCCATTGCCGGAGCCGATAAAAAGTTTGTGTGGGCGAAGGCCAAAATTGAGGGAGACAAAGTAGTGGTGTGGAGCGAGGAGGTGCCGGAGCCCAGGTATGTTCGCTACGCCTGGGCCGACAATCCGGCTGGCGCTAACTTATACAACAAAGAAGGTTTGCCGGCATCTCCTTTCCGCACTGATCAATCAGAATAG
- a CDS encoding Rossmann-fold NAD(P)-binding domain-containing protein, whose translation MRIVVLGANGQLGTPLLKRLLQDYPQAQVVGCVRERSMAAVKADAVMSQHVLSFNPFTDNWAKLGKVDVLVNCIGIIRETAALDFAQAHAGLTSLMLQHRKRLGNPRLLQLSALGAAVHSPSRFLRTKAEADEALLAHPNVVVVRPSIVCTPNTMLSRKLQLLKKLCRLTFGALPFPAHLLQTKLQPVLVEDLTELISRLCLQNPYEGTVEVAGKDTFSLQQLLALVPTCKKVVPIPKAFSDAALQVVTWLFHALLDKEQQVLLQQDNIAGTTVCEKLLGREMAGTVLFWKSELK comes from the coding sequence ATGCGTATTGTAGTGCTTGGTGCCAACGGCCAGCTTGGAACACCTTTGCTGAAACGCCTGCTGCAGGATTACCCTCAGGCGCAGGTGGTGGGTTGTGTCAGGGAAAGAAGTATGGCTGCTGTTAAAGCAGATGCTGTTATGTCACAGCACGTGCTTTCTTTCAACCCTTTCACGGATAACTGGGCAAAGCTGGGTAAGGTGGATGTGCTGGTCAACTGCATCGGCATTATCAGGGAAACTGCTGCGCTTGACTTTGCCCAGGCTCATGCGGGGCTAACAAGCCTCATGCTCCAGCACCGGAAGCGGCTCGGAAACCCGAGGCTCCTGCAGCTTTCCGCGTTAGGGGCAGCAGTCCACAGCCCTTCCAGGTTCCTTCGCACCAAGGCAGAGGCGGATGAAGCGCTATTGGCGCACCCGAACGTGGTCGTGGTGCGCCCATCTATTGTCTGCACCCCAAATACCATGCTGAGCAGGAAGCTGCAGCTGCTGAAAAAACTGTGTCGGCTAACATTTGGAGCACTTCCTTTCCCCGCGCATTTACTACAGACAAAGCTGCAGCCTGTGCTGGTGGAGGATCTAACCGAGCTCATTTCGCGCCTCTGCCTGCAAAATCCGTATGAAGGAACAGTAGAAGTAGCAGGGAAAGATACCTTTTCGTTGCAGCAGCTGTTGGCACTCGTGCCCACCTGTAAGAAAGTTGTTCCCATCCCGAAAGCTTTTTCTGATGCGGCACTGCAGGTAGTTACATGGCTCTTTCATGCACTGCTGGACAAAGAGCAGCAGGTACTGCTTCAGCAGGACAACATAGCCGGTACCACGGTCTGCGAGAAGCTGCTCGGGCGGGAAATGGCCGGAACGGTTTTGTTTTGGAAAAGCGAGTTGAAGTAA